The Budorcas taxicolor isolate Tak-1 chromosome 2, Takin1.1, whole genome shotgun sequence genome window below encodes:
- the SLC23A3 gene encoding solute carrier family 23 member 3, producing MSQSPPNTIQLQSVGSQGTLAPLPQPPDVQNPPSHSWASLCGPPPWGLSCLLALQHILVLASLLCASHLLLLQSLPAGGLSFSPAQLLASSLFACGVSTSLQTWMGSRLPLVQAPSLQFLIPALVLTSQKLPLALRTPGNSSLVLHRCEGPGCHGLELWNTSIREVSGAVVVSGLLQATLGLLGGPGHLFPRCGPLVLAPSLVVAGLSVYREVALLCSTHWGLASLLIVLMVVCSQHLGSCLLPPRPWRPASTSSTHTHILAFRLLSVLIPVACVWIVSALLGLSIIPGELSAPTGAPWFWLPHPAEWDWPLLTPRALAAGISMALAASSSSLGCYALCGQLLRLPSPPPHACSRGLSLEGLGSVLAGLLGSPMGTASSFPNVGTVGLLQAGPRRVAHLVGLFCVALGLSPRLAQLLTTIPLPMLGGMLGVTQAMVLSSGFSSFHLADIDSGRNVFIVGFSIFTALLLPRWFREAPVLLSTGWSPLDVLLRSLLTEPIFLAGLLGFLLENTISGTRLERGLGQGLPPPFTAQKAPMPQKSREKADKEYELPFSIQNLCPCIPQPLRCLCPLPQDSGNEERGPAEPGETADLLPDFGDQCPQPSRGESQ from the exons ATGAGCCAGTCACCGCCCAACACCATACAGCTCCAGTCTGTGGGTTCCCAGGGCACCCTGGCTCCCCTGCCACAGCCACCCGATGTCCAAAATCCCCCCTCTCACTCTTGGGCCTCTCTGTGTGGACCTCCTCCCTGGGGCCTCAGCTGTCTTCTGGCTCTGCAG CATATCTTGGTGTTGGCTTCTCTGCTCTGCGCCTCCCACCTGCTCCTGCTTCAAAGTCTCCCAGCAGGAGGACTCTCTTTCTCCCCTGCCCAGCTCCTGGCTTCCAGCCTCTTTGCATGTGGCGTGTCTACCTCCCTGCAAACTTGGATGGGCAGCAG GCTGCCTCTTGTCCAGGCTCCGTCCTTACAGTTTCTTATCCCCGCCTTGGTGCTGACCAGTCAGAAGTTACCTCTGGCTCTCCGGACACCTGGAAACT CCTCCCTTGTCCTGCACCGCTGTGAGGGGCCTGGCTGCCATGGCTTGGAACTCTGGAACACTTCTATTCGAGAG GTGTCCGGGGCTGTGGTGGTCTCTGGGCTGCTGCAGGCCACTCTGGGGCTGTTGGGGGGTCCTGGCCACTTGTTCCCCCGCTGTGGGCCCCTAGTGCTGGCCCCCAGCCTTGTTGTGGCAGGGCTCTCTGTCTACAGGGAAGTAGCTCTGCTCTGCTCCACTCACTGGGGCCTGGCATCACT gcTGATTGTGCTCATGGTGGTCTGTTCTCAGCACCTGGGCTCCTGCCTGCTACCCCCACGCCCCTGGAGGCCAGCTTCAACCTCTTCAACCCATACTCACATCCTGGCCTTCAGGCTTCTCTCG GTGCTGATCCCAGTGGCCTGTGTGTGGATTGTCTCTGCCCTTCTGGGTCTCAGCATCATCCCTGGGGAGTTGTCTGCCCCCACCGGGGCACCGTGGTTTTGGCTGCCTCATCCAG ctgagtgggactggcccttgctgacaCCCAGGGCTCTGGCTGCAGGCATCTCCATGGCCTTGGCAgcctcctccagctccctggGCTGCTATGCCCTCTGTGGCCAGCTGCTGCGTTTGCCTTCTCCACCTCCGCATGCCTGTAGCCGAGGGCTGAGCCTGGAGGGACTGGGCAGTGTGCTGGCTGGGCTGTTGGGAAGCCCCATGGGCACTGCATCCAGTTTCCCCAACGTGGGCACGGTGGGTCTTCTCCAG GCTGGACCTCGGCGAGTGGCCCACTTGGTGGGGCTGTTCTGCGTGGCGCTGGGGCTCTCCCCGAGGCTAGCCCAGCTCCTCACCACCATCCCGCTGCCTATGCTTG GTGGGATGCTGGGAGTGACCCAGGCAATGGTTCTGTCTAGTGGATTCTCCAGCTTCCACTTGGCTGACATTGACTCTGGGCGGAATGTCTTCATTGTTGGCTTCTCCATCTTCACGGCCCTGTTGCTGCCGAGGTGGTTTCGGGAAGCGCCAGTCCTACTGAGCAcag GCTGGAGCCCCTTGGATGTCCTACTGCGCTCATTGCTCACAGAGCCCATCTTCCTGGCGGGACTCTTGGGCTTCCTCCTAGAGAACACCATTTCTG GCACACGGCTTGAGCGAGGCCTAGGGCAAGGGCTGCCACCTCCTTTTACTGCCCAAAAGGCTCCGATGCCTCAGAAGTCCAGGGAGAAGGCAGATAAAGAGTACGAGCTTCCTTTCTCCATCcaaaacctgtgtccctgcattccCCAACCCCTCCGTTGCCTCTGCCCGCTGCCCCAAGACTCTGGGAATGAGGAAAGAGGGCCCGCTGAGCCCGGAGAGACAGCTGACTTGCTGCCTGACTTTGGGGACCAGTGCCCTCAGCCTAGCAGAGGAGAGTCCCAGTAA